ACGGGCTCGGCCTGCACCCGCTGACCCTGTCCGAAGCGGATCAGATCGGCGCGCAGGTCGTCGGCCGTGGCGTAGCGGTTGGCCGGGTTCTTCGCCATGCACTTGAGGACACAGGCTTCGAGGTCGGGGGGCACGTCGGCGTTGACGCTCGAGGGCGGTGGGGGCGTCTCGCGCACGTGCTGGTACGCGATGGCGACCGGCGAGTCGCCGGAGAACGGCGGCCGGCCGGTCGCCATCTCGTAGAGCACCACGCCCAGCGAGTAGACGTCGCTGCGCGGGTCGATGGCACCGCCCTGGGCCTGCTCGGGTGAGAAGTAGGTGGCGGTGCCCATGACCGCGCCGGTCTGGGTGAGGTTCTCCTGCATGTCGCCACCGGCGCGCGCGATGCCGAAGTCGGTGACCTTGACCCGCCCTGCGCGGTCGATCAACACGTTGCCCGGCTTCACGTCGCGGTGCACCACGCCGTGGCGGTGGGCGAAGGCGAGCGCGCCGGCGATGTCGGCCCCGATGTCGGCCGCGCGCTGTGGCAGGAGCGGGCCCTCGCTGCGGATGATGTCGCGCAGCGTGCGACCCTCGACGTACTCCATCACGATGTAGTAGGTGCCGTTCTCCTCGCCGGTGTCGTAGACCGACACGATGTTGGGATGGTTGAGCGCCGCGGCGGAGCGGGCCTCCCGGCGGAACCGCTCGACGAACGAGCGGTCGGCGGCGAACTCGGGGAAGAGCACCTTGAGCGCGACTCTGCGATCGAGGAGCTGGTCGTGGGCGACGTAGACCTCGGCCATCCCGCCGCGCGCCAGGTGCTCGACGATCTCGTAGCGTCCGCTGTAGACCTGCGTGCTCACGGGCGAAAGCCTACGGTGCCGCCGGCCGCGGTTGGGCCAGCGCGGCCTGGACGACGGCCTTGGCTACGGGGGCGGCGTCGATGCCGCCGGTCACCTCGTTCACGTTCGACTGGTTCTCCAGGATCACTGCGACAGCAACGGTCGGGGCGTCCGCCGGCGCGAAGGTGATGAACCAGGCGTGGGATGTGTCGCGACCGGTCTGCGCGGTACCCGTCTTGCCGGCCACCTGAACGCCTGGGATCGCACCGCGAAATCCGGTGCCGTGCGCCACGACGTCGATCATCATGTCGCGCATCTGGGCCGCCACCTCGGGCGAGATGGCGGTCACCCACGGCTTGGGACGGTAGCGCTGGACGACCCTGGCCCTCGCTGTCGCGGGCTTCCGAGAAGACGTGGGGTGTCATCGCGGTGCCGTTGTTCGCGATGGCGGCCGCGACGAGCGCCATCTCGAGCGGCGAGGCGGACACGTCCTGTTGGCCGATGGCGGACTTCGCCAGTGCCGGCTTGTCCTTGTCCAACGCAGCCCCGTCGGGGAAGAACGACGTCGCGGGTGCGGGAAGGTCGATCGGCGGCCGTCGGTTGAAGCCGAACGCATTCGCGCCGCCGGCCAGGATCGGCCCGCCGAGATCGAGCCCGAGCTGCGCGAACACCGTGTTGCACGACACCCGCAGTCCCTGTGCGATGTTGCCACCGCAGCGCCCCCCGCCGAAGTTGGCGAGGCGCTGGTTGCGCGTGTTGGGGAGGAGGAGCGAGGTGAGCTGCGGGAACACGGGGTTGGTCGGTGTGCGCCCGTTGCTCAACGCGGTCGAGGCGGTGACGACTTTGAAGGTCGAGCCGGGGAAGTAGCGCTCCCGGAAGCTGCGGGGGAGCAGGGGCTTGTCCGCCGCCGCGTTCAGCAGGTCCCACGTGGCGCGCACGGTGTCCTGGTTGTGACCGGCGAGCGGCGTGGGGTCGTAGGACGGGAAGTTCACCATCGCCAAGACGGCACCGTCACGCGGGTCGAGCGCCACGACGGCGCCGTGGCGATTGCCGAGCGCCTNNNNNNNNNNNNNNNNNNNNNNNNNNNNNNNNNNNNNNNNNNNNNNNNNNNNNNNNNNNNNNNNNNNGGAGGATGTCGCCCAAGCGGCGGAGCTCGAGCTTCTGGCCGCGTCCGGTGAGCAGGGCGTTGTAGGTCCGCTCCACGCCGTCGGTGCCGAAGGAGAACGAGAAGTACCCGGTGATGGGCCCGAACAGCGCGCCCTCGGGGTACTCGCGCTGGAGCTTGAAGTCGTCGTTGGAGTCGACCGACCGGGCGAGCACCACACCGTCGGCTGTTTGGATGGCGCCGCGTGCCCGCGTGAAGTCGCGGACGACGGCACGCGTGTTGGCCGGGTGGTTGTTCAGGCCGTCGGCGCCGAAGATCTGCCAGTAGTTGAGGAACCCGAACAGCACGAGGAACAACGCGATGAGGACCACACCCAGGCCGCGGATCTGCTTGTTCATCCGCGTTGCTGCACGCGGGTCTCGTCGGCGACGACGACTGCAGCCTGTCGCTCGGCGCTGTCGTTGCTGATGCGCAGCAACAGGGCGAGGAGGATGTAGTTGGCCACGAGCGAGGAGCCGCCGTAGGAGACGAACGGCAGCGTCACACCCGTGAGCGGCACCACCCGGATGACGCCGCCGATGATGATGAAGCTCTGCACCCCGAGGATGGTCGTCAGGCCGACGGCCAGCAGCTTCTCGAACCCCGAGTCGGCGCGCAGCGCGATGCGCAGTCCCGCACCGACCATGAGGAGGATGGCGGCAAGCACCGCGGTGGTGCCGAACAGGCCGAGCTCCTCGCCGATGGCGGCGAAGATGAAGTCGGTGGTGACCACGGGGATCCGCTGCGGGTTGCCGAGTGAGATCCCGGTGCCGCTCAGACCACCGGCGGCGAGGGCGAACATGGCCTGCACGAGCTGGAAGCCCTGGTCGTACGGCCACGGGTTGATCCAGATCCGCACCCGGTCCTGCACGTGACCGAAGGTCTCCCACGCGAGGAATGAGCCCGCCCCGAACAGGAGCCCGCCCAGGCCGAGGTATGCCGCGCGCGCGGTCGCGACCCAGAGCATGGCCACGAACAGGGCGAAGAACAGAAGTGAGGACCCGAGGTCCTTTTCGGCCAGCATGACGACGAGCGACACGGCCCATGCGAGGAGGATGGGCCCGAGGTGCTTGAGGCTGAGCTGCGGCAGCATCAACCCGAAGAAACGTCGGGTCTGCGAGAGAAGTGCCTGCTTGTCGACGAGGTATGACGCGAAGAACACGGCCAGGACGATCTTGGCCAGCTCCCCGGGTTGGAAGCTGGCGCCGCCCACCCGCACCCAGATGCGGTTCCCGTGGATGTTCTGCCCGATGCCGGGCACGAGCGGGAGCATGAGGAGCGCGACGCCGACCAGGGCCAGCGTGTAGCGGTAGCGCTCGAGGTCGCGCGCCCGGCGCACGATCAACAGGGTGAGCACGAACGCGAAGACGCCCACGGCGGTCCACAACGACTGGAGGGCCGCGAGGTCGTGGTCGAGGCGGGCGATGAAGACGTAGCCGATGCCGTTCAGCAGCGCGGCGAGTGGGAGCAACATGCCGTCCGCGGCCGGCGCCAGACGTCGGGTGGCCACGTGGGCGACCCCCAACAGTGCGAGCACCACACCGAGAAAGGGCACCACGTCCGCGGGGAGCGTGGCGGTGCGACCCAGGCTGGCGAGCACGTAGGCGCCGCCCGTGATGACCGCGGCGAGCAGGATGAGCCCCAGCTCGGTGTTGCGTCGCACCACCCGCATCATGGCGAGCCCGGCACCACCGTCGTGGTCGTGGTGGTGGTGCTCGCCGTGCGCGCCGCCTGTGCGGCCTTCGCCTCCTGCTCGAGGTTGTTCACGTAGCGATCCGCGTCAGCGAGCGACGACTGCGACTTGCCTTTGCGGAGGTCGGGAAGACGCGCCTCGACGACCTCGTCGGTGGTCAGCGGCGTGCGCTTCTCGAGCGTCGGCTCGAACCACAGGAGACCACCGGGTCGGCCACGGAAGATCACCACCTGGTTTCCCTCGAGACCCACGTAGAACGTATGGCGCGCATACCAGTTGACCGCGGCACCCGCGCTCGCGAGCACACCGATGAAGAGCAGCAGGAAGACCGCGACGCGCCAGGTGAAGCGCCGAGGCCGCGGCTCGGCGGGACGGCGCTCTCGTGCTCGTTGCGCGCGTCCACGCCTCCGGCGCGGCGCGGCGTCGATCACCGCGGTGTGCTCGCCCGTTCCCGAACCCGAGCCCGCCAGCGCGGCTGAGGCTGCCTCGGCCCGGCCCTCGTCGTCGGTGATGTCGATCACGACCGCGGTGATGTTGTCGTTCCCGCCGTTGGCGCGGGCCTGCGTGACGAGGTCCTTGGCCGCCTCGTTCGCGTCGGCCAGCCGGCGCAGGGTGGAGCCGATCTGGTCGTCGGCGACCTCGTTGGTGAGGCCGTCGCTGCACAGCAGCAGGCGGTCGCCGCGGTAGGGGAGCAGCTCGAGGTGGTCGATCTCGACGTCGGGCTCGAGGCCGAGGGCACGCGTGATCACCGCTCGTTGCGGATGGACGCGGGCCTCCTCGTGGGTGAGCCGTCCGTCCCGCTCCATCTCGGCCACGAGGCTGTGGTCCTCGGTGAGCTGCGTGAGCTCACCGTCGCGCAGCAGGTAGCCGCGCGAATCGCCCACGTTCACGAGCGCGAGCAGGTCCTCGCCGTCCTGCTCGACGACAGCCACGGCGGTGATCGTGGTGCCCATGCCCCGTTTGTCGGGCTGGTCCTGCGCGAGCTCCCAGATGGCGCGGTTGGCCGCCTCGACGGCCTCGATGAGGCGGTCGACAGTGGGCGCGTCGAACGTGGTCTCGAGCGTGTGGGCCGCGGTCTCCGACGCCACCTCACCCGCCTGGTGACCTCCGAGCCCGTCGCAGACCGCGTAGACCCCGTCGGCGACGAGGTAGCGGTCCTCGTTGACGTCGCGCACCAGGCCAACGTCGGTGGCGGCTCCGGCCGTCAACGTGATCAAGCGCGCGGTTTCCTCAACGGCTGAGCTCCATCACCGTCTTGCCGACCTGCAACCGGTCGCCCTTGCGTATGGCAACGGGCGCGGTGACCTTCTTGCGGTTGAGGTAGGTGCCGTTGGTCGAGCCGAGGTCCTCGACGAACAGCTGGCCGTCCTTGCGGAAGATCCGCGCGTGGAGCTGGCTCGCGTAGGTGTCGTCGAGAGTGATCTGGCAGCCCGCGGCGCGGCCCACGGTGAGCTCGTCGGCCAGGTCATAGGCCCGCCCACTCTGCTCGACGGGCTCGACCACCTTGAGGCGCGTCGCACCCTTCGCCGAACCGCGGTCGCGCCGGGCGCGTGCGGGCGTGGTCGTGGCGGCGGCCCCGGGCGCAGGTCGGGCGGCGCGCGGTCCGGCCACCTCGGCCCAGACCGCACGGACCACGCGCAGCAGGAAGAGGTACAGAAGGGCAAGGNNNNNNNNNNNNNNNNNNNNNNNNNNNNNNNNNCGGAGACTGGTGTTGCCCACCGAGATCTCGTCGCCGTCGGCCAGCCGCTGCTCGCGCACGCCCGCGCCGTTCACCCGCGTGCCGTTGGTCGACCCGAGGTCGACGACCACGAAGTCGGCACCCTGGCGCCGCACCTCGGCGTGACGGCGGCTCACGTTGGGGTCGGTGAGAGGCACTTCGCACTCGGGCAGCCGCCCGATGCAGACCGGCTCGTCGCCGAGCCCGATGCGCTGTCCGTCCGCCAGCACCAGCGAGCCGACGGCCCCGCCTCCGGTCGTCTCCTCGATGGACGCGGACACGCGGAACTGGCCTGCGCCCAGGCCGGCGTCGGCCGTGAGCTCGACGAGCACCGGCCCCACGAACGTGTAGTGCTCCTCGCGGGCGTGTTCACGCGCGTAGTCGGCCAGGTCGCGGGTGAGGCTGTCGGCGAAGCTCTGGAAGTTCTCGTGGTCGGTCGGGCTGACGGCGACGGTGAAGTGGTTGGGCACCATCGTGCCGCGCACGCCGATCGAGCGGTGCTGGTCCATCTCCCGCCGTAGACGTCTCCCGATCTCGACGGGCTGGACACCGCTGCGGAAGGCCTTGGCGAAGACACCCTCGACCAGACGCTCGAGCCGTCGCTCGAACTGCTGCAGACCCATTGAGGGCGGAGCTTACCCAGGCACCAGCGGGCCACTCGATCGACAGCGGTAAGGTGGCGACCCCCACGGGCGAGTGGCGGAATTGGCAGACGCGCAGGATTCAGGTTCCTGTGTCCGAAAGGATGTGGGGGTTCAAGTCCCCCCTCGCCCACCCGTGTTGACCTGCTGCGATACTCGCGCGGCGTCGCGTTGCCAATCGCGCTCGACCCGGTCTTGCTAACGGACTGCTAACGACGGGTCGTCAGGTTCACCGAAGACCAGGCGGGCGACGCGCTCGGCGGCGTCCTCCTCGAGGTCGAGCGTCACGTGCTGG
The Actinomycetota bacterium genome window above contains:
- a CDS encoding FtsW/RodA/SpoVE family cell cycle protein, translated to MMRVVRRNTELGLILLAAVITGGAYVLASLGRTATLPADVVPFLGVVLALLGVAHVATRRLAPAADGMLLPLAALLNGIGYVFIARLDHDLAALQSLWTAVGVFAFVLTLLIVRRARDLERYRYTLALVGVALLMLPLVPGIGQNIHGNRIWVRVGGASFQPGELAKIVLAVFFASYLVDKQALLSQTRRFFGLMLPQLSLKHLGPILLAWAVSLVVMLAEKDLGSSLLFFALFVAMLWVATARAAYLGLGGLLFGAGSFLAWETFGHVQDRVRIWINPWPYDQGFQLVQAMFALAAGGLSGTGISLGNPQRIPVVTTDFIFAAIGEELGLFGTTAVLAAILLMVGAGLRIALRADSGFEKLLAVGLTTILGVQSFIIIGGVIRVVPLTGVTLPFVSYGGSSLVANYILLALLLRISNDSAERQAAVVVADETRVQQRG
- a CDS encoding Stp1/IreP family PP2C-type Ser/Thr phosphatase, which gives rise to MITLTAGAATDVGLVRDVNEDRYLVADGVYAVCDGLGGHQAGEVASETAAHTLETTFDAPTVDRLIEAVEAANRAIWELAQDQPDKRGMGTTITAVAVVEQDGEDLLALVNVGDSRGYLLRDGELTQLTEDHSLVAEMERDGRLTHEEARVHPQRAVITRALGLEPDVEIDHLELLPYRGDRLLLCSDGLTNEVADDQIGSTLRRLADANEAAKDLVTQARANGGNDNITAVVIDITDDEGRAEAASAALAGSGSGTGEHTAVIDAAPRRRRGRAQRARERRPAEPRPRRFTWRVAVFLLLFIGVLASAGAAVNWYARHTFYVGLEGNQVVIFRGRPGGLLWFEPTLEKRTPLTTDEVVEARLPDLRKGKSQSSLADADRYVNNLEQEAKAAQAARTASTTTTTTTVVPGSP